A stretch of the Capsicum annuum cultivar UCD-10X-F1 chromosome 8, UCD10Xv1.1, whole genome shotgun sequence genome encodes the following:
- the LOC107857275 gene encoding uncharacterized protein LOC107857275 has product MGQNREETIVGSNKKVTYKPQKLPMDGLQRTISDISFELSKESVVVSDNHHNDDKKLPPISEVEDAKCECCGMSEECTPEYVKRVREKYSGKLICGLCSEAVKEEMEKNGGKRLEEALYEHMNACSKFNRLGRAYPVLFQAEAMREILRKSRAKSLSPRDTHKKGGITRSSSCIPAITKDIDPIKIVD; this is encoded by the coding sequence ATGGGACAGAATAGAGAAGAAACCATCGTTGGTTCTAACAAAAAGGTCACATACAAGCCTCAAAAACTTCCCATGGATGGTCTCCAAAGAACAATTTCCGATATCTCATTTGAACTTAGCAAAGAATCAGTAGTAGTATCCGATAATCATCACAACGACGATAAGAAGCTTCCCCCTATTTCTGAAGTTGAAGATGCAAAGTGTGAGTGTTGTGGCATGTCTGAAGAATGCACACCGGAATATGTTAAGAGAGTTAGGGAGAAATACTCAGGGAAGTTGATTTGTGGTTTGTGTTCTGAAGCTGTGAAGGAAGAGATGGAGAAGAATGGAGGTAAAAGGCTAGAAGAGGCTTTATATGAACACATGAATGCATGTTCTAAGTTTAATAGGCTTGGTAGGGCATATCCTGTTCTTTTCCAGGCTGAGGCCATGAGGGAAATCTTGAGAAAAAGTAGAGCCAAGTCTCTTAGCCCTAGAGATACACACAAGAAAGGTGGGATTACTAGGAGTTCAAGTTGTATTCCGGCAATTACCAAAGATATTGATCCTATTAAAATTGTTGATTGA